The genome window CGCTTCCAAGATGCCGGGTTCGATTATCGCCATGTCCACGCATGGTTTGAAGGGTTGTGAGCATTTACTAAAAGGAAGCGTTGCCGAAGATGTGGTCAATCATACCACCGGAACTGTCTTCACTTACGTTAACCCGCAGAATTGATGCTTTGCGGGCCAATAGAAAGGCTATCTAACATGAAAACATGGATAAGTGACGCCTTGCTTATGAAGCATATCGTCAGCACCCTGCACCAAAACTCTCGTCTTCGTGATGAAGATATACGGGTATCTGTCAAAGAGGGATGGGTATCTCTGGAAGGAAAAGTAGATCAAGAGTCCGACAGACAACTTGTCCAGGAAAGTGTTGAGAGCGTCTTGGGCGTTTATGGCATTACTAACAATCTGACCTTTTCTCGATTCCATTGCGACTAATACTGACAGCGGTATGCAAAAAATACTTGTGCCTTGCGATTTTTCAGTCTCAGCGCGACGTGGGCTTGAGTTTGCTGTCGAATTAGCTCAGGCAACATCTGGGGACATTGTTATACTGTCTGTAATCAGCCAACAGCAAGAAGATCAAAAACAGGCAGTTATGGAGCGTTATAAGGAAGACTTTCAAAACTTTGTAACGAACATCAACCAGGCCGTCACTATTATTCAGCAGATTCGATTTGGCAGGTTATTGCCAGCTGTGCTGGAGATGATCACCCTAGAATCAGTAAATCAGATTGTGGTGGGCACGCGGGGCTCCCGTGGGTGGGAGAGTACATTCATGGGTTCAAACGTTGAAAAGGTTCTCAGACGATCTCCTGTCCCAGTTTTTGCCGTCAATCAGAAAACGCATTTGAAGAACCTTAAAAGCATAGTCTTCCCCTGCGATCTTGTTTTGAGAGACGATTATGGGATGGGCCAGTTCAAAAAACTGCAAGCGTTGCTAAAAGCACGGCTACACCTGCTGCATGTTGATACTACGCTTGGGATAGATAAGCAGATTCTCATGCAACAGGTCAGAGATTATGCAGCATTTCACTCGCTAAAAAATTTAACCATTAACATCGTCAAAGACACCGACGAAAAAAATGGCATCCTTCACTTTTCCAAAGAGATTAATGCGGATATGATTGCCATGACCACTCATGGATCAGCAGATGCTGCACATATGTACGGGTTTAGCGTTTCGGCCGATGTAGCTAACCACGCGCATTTACTGACCTGGACCTGCGTGCAGCAATCTCTGGCATCCAGCTTTATAAAGTCAAAATGACCGGGCATGTAGCCCGGTCAACATTAGGTATGTGCTATAAATAGAGGGCTATCCAGTTTTTCCATAAGCACATCTGCCATACTTTGCCGAAACCACCGCGACACCAAAT of Dyadobacter chenhuakuii contains these proteins:
- a CDS encoding BON domain-containing protein, whose product is MKTWISDALLMKHIVSTLHQNSRLRDEDIRVSVKEGWVSLEGKVDQESDRQLVQESVESVLGVYGITNNLTFSRFHCD
- a CDS encoding universal stress protein, with the translated sequence MQKILVPCDFSVSARRGLEFAVELAQATSGDIVILSVISQQQEDQKQAVMERYKEDFQNFVTNINQAVTIIQQIRFGRLLPAVLEMITLESVNQIVVGTRGSRGWESTFMGSNVEKVLRRSPVPVFAVNQKTHLKNLKSIVFPCDLVLRDDYGMGQFKKLQALLKARLHLLHVDTTLGIDKQILMQQVRDYAAFHSLKNLTINIVKDTDEKNGILHFSKEINADMIAMTTHGSADAAHMYGFSVSADVANHAHLLTWTCVQQSLASSFIKSK